One genomic region from Chelonia mydas isolate rCheMyd1 chromosome 25, rCheMyd1.pri.v2, whole genome shotgun sequence encodes:
- the EBI3 gene encoding interleukin-27 subunit beta, whose amino-acid sequence MPLGEGPILAPWAEGSRDGERLRCPRISERDLGPRTPATKTPPGPGRGLAGFVVCSELSPGTVVGTAGAFPERVVCEEVSSGRAEVRRGFCFPSRGDSSCLRFGAASGRRFVRLRHPLLTGARWEMKWMVIVALVLPAWSAPCSSTAGSDGEEGLCHVHHGALGTDLLLRCDGPVGAARVEWRVNGTKVAVSEDAAGGDKDQLLLRNASLAQEGEYSCHHPGTGKTLRRIRLRVGSPPEKPAIECWAVSYPETVNCTWKLKSEPRLETYFITTYRHGLGAKENKCVQPEAGASSCSISDIQMFSITPYVLNVTAVNPLGATMNLFPFIVEQIIRPDPPEDLRVSPIPGESKKLLLEWQPPSSWPFPQYFPLKYLIRYARAGANNNRTIGPYEQTSFTLTGIRPRTIHHVQVAAKDFTDYGDYSTWSPLVSGTPWTQP is encoded by the exons ATGCCACTGGGCGAGGGGCCCATCCTCGCTCCGTGGGCAgaagggagcagggatggggagaggctgCG ctgccCCCGCATCTCCGAGAGAGACCTGGGCCCACGCACCCCAGCCACCAAAACCCCGCCTGGCCCGGGGCGGGGACTTGCGGGCTTTGTGGTTTGTTCCGAGTTGTCTCCGGGAACCGTGGTGGGAACGGCTGGTGCATTTCCTGAGCGTGTTGTGTGCGAGGAAGTGAGCAGCGGCCGGGCTGAGGTCAGACGGGGATTTTGCTTCCCGAGCCGAGGCGACTCCAGTTGCCTCCGGTTCGGCGCGGCATCAGGACGCCGATTTGTGCGCCTCAG GCACCCGTTGCTGACCGGCGCCCGCTGGGAGATGAAGTGGATGGTGATCGTCGCCTTGGTCCTGCCGGCCTGGTCCGCCCCCTGCAGCAGCACGGCTGGGAGCGATGGAGAGGAGG GCCTCTGCCACGTCCACCACGGCGCGCTCGGCACCGACCTCCTTCTTCGCTGCGACGGGCCCGTGGGGGCCGCCAGGGTGGAATGGAGAGTGAATGGCACCAAGGTGGCCGTGTCCGAGGACGCAGCGGGAGGAGACAAGGACCAGCTCTTGCTGCGAAACGCCAGCCTGGCCCAGGAGGGGGAATACAGCTGCCACCACCCGGGCACTGGGAAGACCCTGCGCAGGATTCGGCTGCGGGTGGGCT cGCCCCCCGAGAAGCCTGCCATTGAGTGCTGGGCTGTCAGTTACCCCGAGACTGTCAACTGTACTTGGAAGCTGAAGTCTGAACCGCGCCTGGAGACTTATTTCATCACCACGTACAG GCATGGCCTGGGGGCCAAGGAGAACAAGTGTGTCCAGCCGGAGGCcggggccagcagctgctccatCAGCGACATCCAGATGTTTTCCATCACCCCCTATGTCCTGAACGTGACGGCCGTGAACCCGCTGGGCGCGACGATGAACCTCTTCCCCTTCATCGTGGAGCAGATCA TCCGGCCGGATCCCCCGGAAGACCTGAgggtctcccccatccctgggGAGAGCAAGAAGCTGCTCCTGGAGTGGCAGCCGCCCAGTTCCTGGCCCTTCCCGCAGTACTTCCCGCTCAAGTACCTCATTCGCTACGCGAGGGCGGGAGCCAACAACAACCGAACG ATCGGCCCATATGAGCAGACCTCCTTCACCCTGACTGGGATCCGCCCCAGAACCATCCACCATGTGCAAGTGGCAGCCAAGGACTTCACGGACTACGGTGACTACAGCACCTGGAGCCCGCTGGTATCAGGCACCCCCTGGACGCAGCCGTGA